One window of the Arthrobacter sp. D5-1 genome contains the following:
- the rhaI gene encoding L-rhamnose isomerase, with protein sequence MNTTESALGRLGELAIEVPSWAYGNSGTRFKVFGTPGTPRTVQEKIADAAKVHELTGLAPTVALHIPWDKVDDYAALREYAAGLGVGLGTINSNTFQDDEYKFGSLTSSNESVRRRAIDHHLECIEIMHATGSQDLKIWLADGTNYPGQDDIRGRQDRLAESLQEIYAGLGDEQRLVLEYKFFEPAFYHTDVPDWGTSYAQTLALGEKAFVCLDTGHHAPGTNIEFIVMQLLRLGKLGSFDFNSRFYADDDLIVGAADPFQLFRIMHEVIRGGGFGKDSGVALMLDQCHNLEEKIPGQIRSVLNVQEMTARALLVDTAALSEAQRAGDVLAANGIFNDAFYTDVRPALAEWRESRGLPADPMAAYKASGYQKKINEDRAGGQQAGWGA encoded by the coding sequence ATGAACACCACAGAATCGGCCCTGGGCCGTCTGGGAGAACTGGCCATTGAAGTGCCGTCCTGGGCCTACGGAAATTCCGGGACCCGGTTCAAGGTCTTCGGCACCCCGGGTACTCCACGCACCGTCCAGGAAAAGATCGCCGACGCCGCCAAGGTCCACGAGCTCACCGGACTGGCCCCCACTGTGGCCCTGCACATTCCGTGGGACAAAGTGGATGACTACGCAGCACTGCGTGAGTACGCTGCGGGGCTGGGCGTTGGACTGGGCACCATCAACTCCAACACTTTCCAGGATGACGAGTACAAGTTCGGCTCCCTGACCTCCTCCAACGAGTCCGTCCGTCGCCGCGCCATCGATCACCACCTGGAATGCATTGAGATTATGCACGCCACCGGTTCCCAGGATCTGAAGATCTGGCTGGCCGACGGGACCAACTACCCGGGCCAGGACGATATCCGTGGCCGTCAGGACCGACTGGCGGAGTCCCTCCAGGAGATCTACGCAGGCCTCGGCGACGAGCAGCGCCTGGTTCTGGAGTACAAGTTCTTCGAGCCCGCTTTTTACCACACCGATGTTCCGGACTGGGGTACCTCGTACGCGCAGACCCTCGCCCTGGGTGAGAAAGCGTTCGTTTGCCTGGATACCGGCCACCACGCCCCGGGCACCAACATCGAGTTCATCGTGATGCAGCTCCTGCGGCTGGGCAAGCTGGGTTCGTTCGACTTCAACTCCCGCTTCTACGCCGACGATGACCTGATCGTGGGCGCGGCTGATCCGTTCCAGCTGTTCCGCATCATGCACGAGGTCATCCGTGGCGGCGGTTTCGGCAAGGATTCCGGTGTCGCCCTGATGCTGGACCAGTGCCACAACCTTGAAGAGAAGATCCCGGGCCAGATCCGCTCGGTGCTCAACGTCCAGGAAATGACGGCCCGCGCGTTGCTCGTAGATACCGCAGCGCTCTCCGAAGCCCAGCGTGCCGGCGATGTCCTGGCCGCCAACGGCATCTTCAACGATGCCTTCTACACGGATGTCCGCCCGGCCTTGGCCGAGTGGCGCGAGTCCCGCGGCCTGCCCGCCGACCCGATGGCCGCCTACAAGGCCAGCGGATACCAGAAGAAGATCAACGAGGACCGCGCAGGCGGCCAACAAGCCGGATGGGGCGCATAA
- a CDS encoding aldose 1-epimerase family protein produces MSTEFTLSAGGYTAVVTARAAALRILQFEGRDLVVPFPEGGPIPDYRGIIAAPWPNRIADGKYSFDGVEHHLPVNEPERETALHGLAFPLDWTLKESDAGSLTLTCTVGPTAGYPFVLELEARYTLDDAGLHTSVTARNAADVAAPYGVCPHPYLVAGSSPLDEWLLEFSADSFLEVTPDRLLPIGVLPVDGHAFDFRSARAIGSTEIDHAFTGITFDGGLARLSVRDPAGTGVGMSWDESCPWLQIHTADKPEPIPGRIGLAVEPMTCPPDAFNSGTDLIRLEPGASHKASWSMYAL; encoded by the coding sequence GTGAGCACTGAATTCACGCTGAGCGCGGGCGGTTACACGGCAGTTGTCACCGCCCGCGCGGCCGCGCTGCGCATCCTGCAGTTTGAAGGCCGGGACCTCGTGGTCCCGTTTCCTGAGGGCGGCCCCATCCCGGATTACCGCGGCATCATTGCCGCGCCGTGGCCCAACAGGATTGCTGACGGCAAGTACAGCTTCGACGGCGTCGAGCATCACTTGCCGGTCAACGAACCTGAGCGGGAAACAGCGCTGCACGGCCTCGCCTTCCCGCTCGACTGGACGTTGAAAGAGTCCGACGCCGGTTCGCTCACCTTGACGTGCACGGTGGGGCCAACGGCGGGCTACCCCTTCGTGCTGGAACTTGAGGCGCGGTACACGCTGGACGACGCCGGGCTTCACACCTCGGTCACAGCCCGGAACGCCGCCGACGTCGCCGCTCCCTACGGCGTGTGCCCGCACCCTTACCTGGTGGCAGGTTCCTCACCGCTGGATGAGTGGCTTCTCGAGTTTTCAGCCGACTCTTTCCTGGAAGTCACCCCGGACAGGCTCCTGCCCATTGGCGTCCTGCCAGTTGACGGCCACGCTTTCGACTTCCGTTCAGCGCGCGCCATCGGCAGCACCGAAATCGACCACGCCTTCACCGGAATAACGTTCGACGGCGGGCTGGCGCGGCTTTCCGTGCGGGACCCGGCGGGCACCGGCGTCGGAATGTCGTGGGACGAAAGCTGCCCGTGGCTGCAGATCCACACGGCTGACAAGCCGGAACCGATCCCGGGCCGGATCGGCCTTGCCGTGGAACCCATGACCTGTCCTCCGGATGCCTTCAACAGCGGCACGGACCTGATCCGCCTGGAACCTGGCGCGTCCCACAAGGCGTCCTGGAGCATGTACGCCCTGTAG
- the panD gene encoding aspartate 1-decarboxylase, whose amino-acid sequence MIRTMFKSKIHRATVTHADLHYVGSVTVDLDLLDAADILPGELVSIVDVTNGARLETYTIAGERGSGVIGINGAAAHMVHVGDTVILITYAEMTTEEARTYEPRVVHVGKDNTILQLGNDPAEGHTPGLMRPPHALSNAAHLS is encoded by the coding sequence ATGATCCGCACAATGTTCAAGTCCAAGATCCACCGCGCAACGGTGACCCACGCCGACCTCCACTACGTCGGTTCGGTCACCGTCGACCTGGACCTCCTGGACGCGGCCGACATCCTCCCCGGCGAACTCGTCTCCATTGTGGACGTCACCAACGGCGCCAGGCTGGAGACGTACACGATTGCCGGCGAGCGCGGTTCCGGCGTAATCGGCATCAATGGCGCGGCGGCCCACATGGTCCATGTGGGCGACACCGTCATCCTGATCACCTACGCCGAAATGACCACGGAGGAAGCCAGGACTTACGAGCCCCGGGTGGTCCACGTGGGCAAGGACAACACGATCCTGCAGCTCGGCAACGACCCCGCAGAGGGGCACACTCCCGGGCTGATGCGCCCGCCGCACGCCCTGAGCAACGCGGCGCACCTCAGCTAA
- a CDS encoding AEC family transporter, with the protein MIGVLQGFFVVWAIILVGMFVGRRNILGENARSVLSSLTFFVASPALLFETLSKAKLHDVFAAPLLVTAVGAVLTGLLFFLIVKFWLRRAMPEALMSSMSASLANSANLGIPIAVFVLGDASYVAPLLIFQLAFFTPMYLMALDASTSSHRTTPLRFLLMIVRNPMIVGSALGLLVAGTGFQVPTLILEPIHLIGGAAIPAMLMAFGMSLNGSKPLQKDAGRRLDTLLASGFKLIVHPLIAYLFARFALGMDGHALFAVVVTSALPTAQNVFVAANRYQAGITVAKDTVLITTIVAVPAMIAVALLLT; encoded by the coding sequence GTGATCGGCGTACTGCAGGGGTTCTTCGTAGTGTGGGCCATCATCCTGGTGGGCATGTTTGTTGGACGGCGCAACATCCTGGGCGAAAACGCCCGGTCTGTCCTGAGTTCACTGACGTTCTTCGTGGCAAGTCCTGCCCTGCTGTTCGAAACCTTGAGCAAGGCCAAGCTCCATGACGTCTTTGCCGCCCCGCTCCTGGTCACCGCCGTGGGTGCCGTCCTCACCGGTTTGTTGTTCTTCCTGATCGTAAAGTTCTGGCTTAGGCGGGCCATGCCCGAAGCACTGATGTCCTCCATGAGCGCATCGCTGGCCAACTCCGCCAACCTGGGCATCCCCATCGCCGTGTTTGTCCTGGGCGATGCGAGCTACGTGGCGCCGTTGTTGATCTTCCAACTGGCGTTCTTTACTCCGATGTACTTGATGGCCCTGGACGCCAGTACCAGTTCGCATCGCACCACTCCCCTGCGCTTCCTGCTGATGATCGTGAGGAACCCCATGATCGTGGGCTCGGCGCTCGGCCTGCTGGTGGCCGGGACCGGATTCCAAGTGCCGACGCTGATCCTGGAGCCCATCCACCTGATCGGCGGAGCAGCGATTCCGGCCATGCTGATGGCGTTCGGCATGAGCCTCAATGGCTCCAAACCCCTGCAGAAGGACGCCGGGCGGAGACTGGACACCTTGTTGGCCAGTGGCTTCAAACTGATTGTGCACCCGTTGATCGCGTACCTGTTCGCCCGCTTCGCCCTGGGGATGGACGGGCACGCGCTGTTCGCTGTGGTGGTGACATCCGCATTGCCCACGGCCCAGAATGTATTTGTCGCGGCCAACCGCTACCAGGCCGGTATCACCGTAGCCAAGGACACCGTCCTCATCACCACCATCGTGGCCGTGCCGGCCATGATCGCGGTGGCGCTGCTGCTCACCTAA
- the araA gene encoding L-arabinose isomerase, with translation MPSANTTSANTTSLGQYEVWFLTGSQHLYGEDVLKQVAAQSQEIANALNASSDVPVKLVWKPVLTDSDSIRRTALEANSNDSVIGVTAWMHTFSPAKMWIQGLDALRKPLLHLHTQANRDLPWADIDFDFMNLNQAAHGDREFGYIQSRLGVPRKTVVGHVSNPEVARQVGAWQRASAGWAAVRTLKLTRFGDNMRNVAVTEGDKTEAELRFGVSVNTWSVNELAEAVHGAAESDVDALVAEYERLYEVADELKTGGDRHESLRYSAKIELGLRSFLEANGSAAFTTSFEDLGELRQLPGMAVQRLMADGYGFGAEGDWKTAILVRAAKVMGGDLPGGASLMEDYTYHLEPGSEKILGAHMLEVCPSLTASKPRVEIHPLGIGGKEDPVRMVFDTDAGPGIVVALSDMRDRFRLVANVVDVVDLDQPLPNLPVARALWEPKPNFSTSAAAWLTAGAAHHTVLSTQVGLDVFEDFAEIAKTELLTIDESTTIKQFKKELNWNAAYYKLAGGL, from the coding sequence ATGCCCAGCGCCAACACCACATCCGCCAACACCACGTCCCTGGGTCAGTACGAGGTCTGGTTCCTCACCGGCAGCCAGCACCTCTACGGCGAGGATGTCCTCAAGCAGGTGGCAGCGCAGTCGCAGGAGATTGCCAACGCCCTTAACGCCAGCAGCGACGTCCCGGTCAAGCTCGTCTGGAAGCCGGTCCTCACCGATTCCGATTCCATACGACGCACCGCCCTGGAAGCCAACTCAAACGACTCCGTGATCGGTGTGACCGCCTGGATGCATACGTTCAGCCCGGCCAAGATGTGGATCCAAGGCTTGGACGCGCTCCGCAAGCCGTTGCTGCACCTGCACACGCAGGCCAACAGGGACCTTCCCTGGGCTGATATCGATTTCGACTTCATGAACCTGAACCAGGCAGCCCATGGCGACCGGGAATTCGGATACATCCAGTCACGCCTCGGCGTGCCGCGGAAGACCGTCGTCGGGCATGTTTCCAATCCTGAGGTTGCCCGCCAAGTGGGGGCCTGGCAGCGCGCTTCGGCCGGCTGGGCCGCCGTCCGCACGCTGAAGCTGACCCGATTCGGCGACAACATGCGCAACGTCGCGGTCACCGAGGGCGACAAGACCGAAGCCGAGCTGCGCTTCGGCGTCTCGGTGAACACCTGGTCCGTGAACGAGCTCGCCGAGGCTGTCCACGGCGCCGCAGAGTCCGACGTCGACGCCTTGGTTGCCGAGTACGAGCGCCTTTATGAGGTGGCTGACGAGCTGAAGACCGGCGGCGACCGCCACGAGTCGCTGCGGTACAGCGCCAAGATCGAACTGGGCCTCCGCAGCTTCCTGGAAGCCAACGGTTCTGCAGCGTTCACCACGTCCTTCGAAGACCTGGGCGAACTGCGCCAACTCCCCGGCATGGCTGTCCAGCGCCTCATGGCCGACGGTTACGGCTTCGGCGCCGAGGGCGACTGGAAGACCGCCATCCTGGTACGCGCCGCCAAGGTCATGGGTGGCGACCTGCCCGGAGGCGCGTCGCTCATGGAGGACTACACATACCACCTGGAACCGGGCAGCGAGAAGATCCTGGGCGCCCACATGCTGGAGGTCTGCCCTTCGCTGACCGCCTCAAAGCCGCGCGTTGAGATCCACCCGCTGGGAATCGGCGGCAAGGAAGACCCCGTCCGCATGGTGTTCGACACCGACGCCGGTCCCGGCATCGTGGTTGCGCTCTCCGACATGCGTGATCGGTTCCGCCTGGTGGCCAACGTGGTGGACGTCGTCGACCTCGACCAGCCGCTGCCCAACCTGCCGGTGGCCCGTGCGCTGTGGGAGCCGAAACCCAACTTCTCCACGTCTGCCGCCGCGTGGCTCACCGCCGGAGCGGCGCACCACACGGTATTGTCCACGCAGGTGGGCCTGGACGTGTTCGAGGACTTCGCCGAAATCGCCAAGACCGAACTCCTCACCATCGACGAAAGCACCACCATCAAACAGTTCAAGAAAGAGCTCAATTGGAACGCCGCATACTACAAGCTGGCCGGCGGCCTGTGA
- a CDS encoding rhamnulokinase family protein has product MNNGTTAGTVPARAGAVPGPNAAFAAIDIGASSGRVMLGRVSPEAGVSLETIHRFPNGVIELDGGLHWDFDALFAEVLKGLAAAAAVARGNGERIVSIGIDTWAVDYGLVNDAGDLTSVPFSYRDERSRATVQRVHATISPETLYATTGLQFLQFNTLYQLAAETNLDGVQALLIPDLIAFLLTGERRTEATNASTTGLFDAVGGEWATEFLDALGLPRNIFPELIQPGETVGTLLPGILEQTGLPADTTVVAVGSHDTASAVAAVPAEHEDFAYISSGTWSLVGVELDKPVLTESSRQANFTNERGVDGSIRYLRNVGGLWLLSECQRSWAAEGYTQALPALLDSAAALPAGGPQINADDPAFTAPDNMPDRIRAAVRNTGAVLPDRPAAVVRCIMDSLAAGYARTLADAERLTGRSTSVVHIVGGGSQNRLLCQLTADATGKPVIAGPVEATAQGNVLVQARAARVVAGGLAGLRQLVVAGTSLERYEPAERLVRHSAG; this is encoded by the coding sequence GTGAACAACGGAACCACCGCAGGCACCGTCCCGGCACGCGCCGGGGCGGTGCCCGGCCCCAACGCAGCGTTCGCCGCCATCGACATCGGAGCGTCCTCCGGCCGTGTCATGCTGGGCCGCGTCTCACCTGAAGCCGGGGTGTCCCTCGAGACGATCCACCGCTTCCCCAACGGCGTCATAGAGCTCGACGGCGGCCTCCACTGGGATTTCGACGCCCTGTTCGCGGAGGTACTCAAGGGCTTGGCGGCTGCCGCTGCGGTGGCGCGTGGGAACGGCGAGCGCATCGTGAGCATCGGCATCGACACGTGGGCGGTGGACTACGGCTTGGTGAACGACGCCGGCGACCTCACTTCGGTGCCGTTCAGCTACCGGGACGAGCGCAGCCGGGCCACCGTGCAGCGGGTGCACGCAACAATTTCTCCTGAAACGCTGTACGCCACCACGGGCCTGCAGTTCCTGCAGTTCAACACCCTGTACCAGCTCGCAGCGGAGACGAACCTTGACGGTGTGCAGGCCCTGCTGATTCCGGACCTGATCGCTTTCCTGCTGACAGGTGAGCGCCGGACGGAAGCCACCAACGCTTCCACCACCGGCCTGTTCGATGCCGTGGGCGGCGAGTGGGCCACCGAGTTCCTGGACGCTTTGGGGCTGCCCCGGAACATCTTCCCTGAGCTCATCCAGCCGGGGGAAACCGTGGGCACGCTGTTGCCCGGGATCCTTGAGCAGACGGGGCTCCCAGCCGACACCACAGTTGTTGCCGTGGGTTCGCACGACACCGCCTCGGCCGTGGCAGCGGTACCAGCTGAGCATGAAGACTTTGCCTACATCTCCTCGGGGACTTGGTCCCTCGTAGGCGTGGAACTGGACAAACCCGTCCTCACAGAATCCAGCCGCCAAGCAAACTTCACCAACGAACGCGGCGTGGACGGCTCCATCCGGTACCTCCGCAACGTGGGTGGTCTGTGGCTCCTCAGTGAATGCCAGCGTTCGTGGGCAGCGGAAGGCTACACCCAGGCACTCCCGGCGCTGCTGGACTCGGCGGCCGCACTTCCCGCCGGTGGTCCGCAGATCAATGCCGATGATCCTGCGTTCACTGCCCCGGACAACATGCCGGACCGTATCCGCGCAGCCGTGCGCAACACCGGCGCGGTGCTCCCGGACCGACCTGCCGCCGTCGTGCGGTGCATCATGGACAGCCTCGCCGCCGGGTACGCCCGAACGCTGGCCGACGCCGAGCGCCTTACGGGCCGTAGCACCAGCGTGGTGCACATTGTGGGCGGGGGTTCGCAAAACCGGCTCCTGTGCCAACTGACCGCGGACGCCACGGGAAAGCCCGTGATTGCAGGACCCGTTGAGGCGACCGCTCAGGGCAATGTCCTGGTCCAAGCGCGCGCGGCCCGAGTGGTGGCCGGCGGGCTGGCCGGGCTGCGGCAGCTGGTGGTGGCAGGCACGAGCCTGGAACGCTACGAGCCGGCTGAACGTCTGGTACGTCACAGCGCCGGATGA
- a CDS encoding bifunctional aldolase/short-chain dehydrogenase, with the protein MPETNATVEELISRSNRLGADKRNTNFAGGNTSAKGTEKDPVTGQDVELLWVKGSGGDLGTLKAENLAVLRLDRLQALKSVYPGVEREDEMVAAFDYCLHGKGGAAPSIDTAMHGLVDAAHVDHLHPDSGIAIATAVDGEALTSKVFGDKVVWVPWRRPGFQLGLDIAAIKEANPQAIGTILGGHGITAWGATSEEAERNSLWIIDQAEAYIRDNGKAEPFGAALPGYSSLPEAERKAKAAALAPVIRGLASTDKPQLGHFSDDAVVLEFLASEEHPRLGALGTSCPDHFLRTKVKPLVLDLPADAPLEQAVNRLKELHAAYREDYQAYYDRHADENSPALRGADPAIVLVPGVGMFSFGKDKQTARVAGEFYLNAINVMRGAEAISTYAPIEESEKFRIEYWALEEAKLARMPKPKSHATRIALVTGAASGIGKAIATRLASDGACVVIADLNLENAQKVAEELGGTDVAIGVQADVTDEAQIAAAIQEAVLAFGGLDLVVNNAGLSISKPLLETTEKDWDLQHNVMAKGSFLVSKAAAKVMIDQGLGGDIIYISSKNSVFAGPNNIAYSATKADQAHQVRLLAAELGEYGVRVNGINPDGVVRGSGIFAGGWGAKRAAVYGVDEQELGKYYAQRTLLKREVLPEHVANAASVLTSNELSHTTGLHIPVDAGVAAAFLR; encoded by the coding sequence ATGCCAGAGACCAACGCAACTGTTGAAGAACTGATCTCCCGCTCCAACCGCCTCGGTGCGGATAAGCGGAACACCAACTTCGCCGGCGGCAACACCTCCGCCAAGGGCACTGAGAAGGATCCGGTGACGGGTCAGGACGTAGAGCTTCTTTGGGTCAAGGGCTCCGGCGGCGACCTCGGCACCCTGAAGGCGGAGAACCTCGCAGTACTCCGGCTGGACCGGCTGCAGGCGCTCAAGTCCGTTTACCCCGGCGTCGAGCGTGAAGACGAGATGGTGGCCGCGTTCGACTACTGCCTGCACGGCAAGGGCGGCGCTGCGCCATCCATCGATACCGCCATGCACGGCCTCGTCGATGCTGCGCACGTTGACCACCTGCACCCGGACTCGGGCATCGCCATAGCTACCGCGGTGGACGGCGAAGCGCTGACCTCCAAGGTGTTCGGCGACAAAGTGGTCTGGGTTCCCTGGCGCCGTCCCGGTTTCCAGCTCGGCTTGGACATCGCGGCGATCAAGGAAGCCAACCCGCAGGCCATCGGCACCATCCTGGGTGGCCACGGCATCACGGCGTGGGGCGCCACCAGCGAAGAAGCCGAAAGGAACTCGCTCTGGATCATTGACCAGGCCGAGGCGTACATCAGGGACAACGGCAAGGCCGAGCCCTTCGGCGCCGCGCTCCCCGGCTACAGCTCCCTCCCGGAGGCTGAGCGTAAAGCCAAGGCAGCCGCTCTGGCTCCCGTGATCCGCGGCCTGGCCTCCACGGACAAACCGCAGCTGGGGCACTTCAGCGATGACGCCGTCGTCCTTGAATTCCTTGCTTCGGAAGAGCACCCGCGCCTCGGCGCTTTGGGTACGTCCTGCCCGGACCACTTCCTGCGCACCAAGGTCAAGCCGCTGGTCCTGGACCTGCCGGCCGACGCCCCGCTGGAACAGGCAGTCAACCGCTTGAAGGAACTGCACGCGGCCTACCGCGAGGATTACCAGGCCTACTACGACCGCCACGCCGACGAGAACAGCCCGGCATTGCGCGGCGCTGACCCGGCCATCGTGCTGGTCCCGGGCGTGGGCATGTTCTCCTTCGGCAAGGACAAGCAGACCGCCCGCGTGGCCGGCGAGTTCTACCTCAATGCCATCAACGTCATGCGCGGCGCCGAAGCCATCTCCACCTACGCCCCGATCGAGGAATCCGAGAAATTCCGGATCGAGTACTGGGCACTTGAAGAAGCCAAGCTCGCCCGCATGCCGAAGCCCAAGTCGCACGCCACCCGCATCGCACTGGTGACCGGTGCGGCGTCGGGCATTGGCAAGGCGATCGCCACGCGTTTGGCGTCCGACGGCGCGTGCGTAGTGATTGCCGACCTGAACCTTGAGAACGCACAAAAGGTCGCCGAGGAACTGGGCGGTACCGACGTCGCCATCGGCGTCCAGGCTGACGTCACCGACGAAGCCCAGATCGCCGCTGCCATCCAGGAAGCCGTGCTCGCGTTCGGCGGCCTGGACCTGGTGGTCAACAATGCCGGCTTGTCCATCTCCAAGCCGTTGTTGGAGACCACGGAAAAGGACTGGGACCTGCAGCACAACGTCATGGCCAAGGGCTCGTTCCTGGTCTCCAAGGCCGCGGCCAAGGTCATGATCGATCAGGGTTTGGGCGGAGACATCATCTACATCTCCTCCAAGAACTCGGTCTTCGCCGGCCCGAACAACATCGCGTACTCCGCCACCAAGGCGGACCAGGCGCATCAGGTCCGCCTCCTCGCCGCTGAACTGGGCGAGTACGGTGTCCGCGTCAACGGCATCAACCCCGACGGCGTGGTCCGCGGCTCCGGCATCTTCGCCGGCGGATGGGGCGCCAAGCGCGCAGCCGTGTACGGCGTGGACGAGCAGGAACTGGGCAAGTACTACGCCCAGCGCACGCTCCTCAAGCGCGAAGTCCTCCCGGAGCATGTGGCCAACGCGGCGTCCGTGCTGACCAGCAACGAACTCTCGCACACCACCGGCCTCCACATCCCCGTGGACGCCGGCGTCGCGGCAGCATTCCTCCGCTAG
- a CDS encoding LacI family DNA-binding transcriptional regulator, which yields MSQTASIKDVATHAQVAVGTVSNVLNYPDRVSQRTKERVLKSIAELGFVRNDAARQLRAGQSRTIGLIVLDVGNPFFSSVARAAEDAATALGSVVLVGDSGQDSSREAHYMDLFQEQRVQGLLISPVGDVRERIDTLRERGVPTVLVDELADTDRCSSVSVDDQEGGYLAAKHLLELGRRRLAFVGTPSIRQVASRLKGAQRAVAEVPGASVEVLDSAGQTVLAGRQVGNGLVERAPELRPEAVFCSNDLLALGVMQSLTMLRTVKIPEDIALIGYDDIDFAISAVVPLSSIRQPTEALGRTAIELLAEEQDNGGTKHRAVVFTPELVVRQSTAGSPN from the coding sequence ATGTCCCAGACAGCCAGCATCAAAGACGTTGCAACCCACGCCCAGGTAGCAGTGGGAACTGTTTCCAATGTGCTCAACTATCCGGATCGTGTGTCGCAACGAACCAAGGAACGTGTCCTCAAGTCCATCGCGGAACTGGGCTTTGTGCGCAATGACGCCGCCCGCCAGCTCCGCGCCGGGCAGAGCAGGACCATCGGCCTGATTGTGCTGGACGTGGGAAACCCCTTCTTCTCCTCGGTGGCCCGTGCCGCGGAAGATGCAGCTACGGCGCTTGGGAGTGTGGTGCTGGTGGGTGACAGCGGGCAGGACTCCTCCCGCGAAGCGCATTACATGGACCTTTTCCAGGAGCAGCGCGTCCAGGGCCTGCTCATCTCCCCCGTGGGTGATGTGCGGGAGCGCATCGACACCCTGCGCGAACGCGGCGTCCCCACTGTGTTGGTGGACGAACTTGCAGACACCGATCGTTGCAGCTCAGTGTCCGTGGATGACCAGGAAGGCGGGTATCTGGCCGCCAAGCACCTATTGGAGCTGGGCCGCCGTCGTCTGGCTTTTGTTGGCACGCCCTCCATCCGCCAGGTGGCGAGCCGGCTCAAGGGCGCACAGCGCGCCGTGGCCGAGGTGCCGGGGGCCAGCGTTGAGGTGCTGGATTCCGCCGGGCAGACCGTCCTTGCAGGCCGACAGGTGGGTAACGGCCTGGTGGAACGCGCCCCGGAGCTTCGGCCTGAGGCGGTTTTCTGCTCCAACGACCTTCTGGCGCTCGGCGTCATGCAGTCGCTGACCATGTTGCGCACGGTGAAAATTCCCGAGGACATCGCGCTCATTGGTTACGACGACATCGACTTCGCCATCTCCGCAGTGGTGCCGCTGTCTTCCATCCGGCAGCCCACCGAGGCGCTGGGCCGGACGGCGATCGAGTTGCTCGCCGAGGAGCAGGACAACGGCGGGACCAAGCACCGGGCAGTGGTGTTCACTCCGGAATTGGTGGTTCGCCAAAGCACGGCCGGTTCACCCAACTGA
- a CDS encoding L-rhamnose mutarotase: MRVCFRSSVQPELMTEYKQRHAAVWPEMLSALKEAGWNNYSLFLAPDGQLIGYLECEDYEAAQARMALTKVNARWQAEMATLFANSDVPPDQGFEIVEEVFNLEDQLAAVGIVTDTPGATHIDKDPAKQKEQA; this comes from the coding sequence ATGAGGGTTTGTTTCCGCTCTTCAGTCCAGCCGGAACTGATGACCGAGTACAAGCAGCGCCACGCCGCCGTATGGCCGGAGATGCTGTCCGCACTGAAAGAAGCAGGGTGGAACAACTACTCACTGTTCCTCGCTCCGGACGGCCAACTCATCGGCTATTTGGAATGCGAAGACTACGAGGCAGCCCAGGCCCGCATGGCGCTCACCAAGGTCAACGCCCGCTGGCAGGCGGAAATGGCAACCCTCTTCGCGAACAGCGACGTCCCGCCGGACCAGGGTTTTGAAATCGTCGAAGAAGTTTTCAACCTCGAAGACCAGCTTGCGGCCGTGGGCATCGTCACAGATACGCCCGGTGCCACACACATAGACAAAGACCCAGCCAAGCAAAAGGAACAAGCATGA